A genomic segment from Branchiostoma floridae strain S238N-H82 chromosome 7, Bfl_VNyyK, whole genome shotgun sequence encodes:
- the LOC118419672 gene encoding ankyrin repeat and SOCS box protein 8-like: MTMWYIMENTQTCYELNERLIHVICDWEICTKDDVEDLINKGADINCVHGTLRPLHCACMVSDARCAEMLLERGADVNSKDGYGRTALHYAAEKDSNCVSILLQHGAFINAPDGNQDTPLHWAAFRNNAPCLKVLLQHGATVNSLDYNSDTPLSWASMKGNLEAVEILLQYGAEVQTENYNGYSPVYRASLIQARGLNNTNDDESLNLLIRASGQFDLRNDNGQMPNEIVRDNQLCDRLLELSNNPRTLKDLCLYKIRKSIGETYLPKAVKKLPLPEYLKRFLCLKN; this comes from the exons ATGACCATGTGGTACATCATGGAGAACACCCAGACCTGTTACGAGCTGAACGAGAGGCTGATCCACGTGATCTGTGATTGGGAGATCTGTACCAAGGACGATGTGGAGGACCTGATCAACAAGGGCGCGGACATCAACTGTGTCCACGGGACTCTGCGCCCGCTACACTGCGCCTGTATGGTCAGTGATGCTCGCTGTGCGGAAATGCTCCTGGAGAGAGGAGCTGAT GTAAATTCCAAGGATGGCTATGGCCGTACAGCTCTTCACTATGCTGCTGAGAAAGACTCCAACTGTGTCTCCATCCTCCTACAGCACGGAGCGTTCATCAACGCACCCGACGGGAACCAAGACACACCCCTGCACTGGGCTGCCTTCCGCAACAACGCTCCGTGTCTTAAAGTCCTCCTTCAACACGGAGCTACAGTCAACTCCTTAGACTACAACAGCGACACCCCTCTCAGTTGGGCGTCTATGAAGGGGAACCTCGAAGCCGTGGAAATCCTCTTACAGTACGGCGCCGAAGTCCAGACCGAAAACTACAACGGGTATTCGCCGGTGTACCGGGCTTCTCTCATCCAGGCTCGTGGGCTGAACAACACAAACGACGACGAGAGCCTGAACTTACTGATCCGAGCGTCGGGACAGTTTGACCTCCGGAACGACAATGGACAGATGCCCAATGAAATTGTGAGGGACAACCAGCTTTGCGACAGGCTTCTAGAGCTGTCCAACAACCCAAGGACTCTTAAGGACCTCTGCTTATACAAGATAAGGAAATCTATAGGAGAGACTTATCTCCCGAAAGCTGTGAAGAAGTTACCACTTCCGGAGTACCTGAAGAGATTTCTTTGTCTGAAGAATTGA
- the LOC118419647 gene encoding regulator of G-protein signaling 22-like, translating into MPVLKLSSEPPDVNLDNLELFLDNDALFVEYFNAFLGLPSFALRLRYNAEAGAFDMVGGGCWACRAMRAMNRGENPTPFLRESRRASREDDSLGAQLDKLQGLVWIKVHRLPAFLQSRYYSKYRLAKLLSQVPACTSGLYLHVDPDYRPWAPRYSLEDTEDDSAKDTINDEDVEFDKFVKSMCVCLGQTNPTQTKQWYAWAKHAETTTSTPSDQEPNPPPSSTSYGTLFKQKGFDVYMSKPPSRKKKVSSREIVKMADNGGRASPYLHSPAACMCVNSDLNALETEEGNRGCIDEDPSGYLAVYGRGIADKATVKEFGEFLKSTSGEVKWSLWLDADHTRFVQCVHKMGAFLAKLQTKYLHSSSPLRLSTEMEQNLGLQRIRDWRPHRLQEAQSLLVQPLLQYWLPRFLRSRDQGSPLISYEGSDVSVESLGRPTSATSLGFDTADVTSRPQSCIPRLRSSTEAARRIYGGGQGKADEFERFKTSVSRSRSARSTHNHSSTPQVDQLQSESNITRTRPSSKNKKGKDEAKQKQEELRMKKELERRFPITKVRPRKSSSSTRRPKSSPSTGADSKMVSFCLSATRPPTAPNNTGRGTPTKKCEHERKVETKSPGKQPNRPKTAEAQREELSSDVTQETEVTQVEQTLVLDKRAGNFFEQFCEASGNKIWVNAVDFWRDLQEYRRLFNTEPRQDYNIQRKARRLYSRYIVTGASRSILCPVDISFEVGCALSAEAHSQDNFSAVEDHALLVLKEAWLAMRSEEADLLVGPLKIPH; encoded by the exons ATGCCTGTCTTGAAGCTAAGCTCGGAACCTCCAGATGTTAATTTAGACAATTTGGAGTTGTTTTTGGATAACGATGCGCTGTTCGTGGAATATTTCAACGCCTTCCTCGGCCTGCCGTCCTTTGCCTTGCGGCTTCGCTACAACGCCGAGGCCGGGGCTTTCGACATGGTCGGGGGAGGGTGCTGGGCTTGTCGGGCCATGCGGGCCATGAACAGGGGGGAGAACCCGACTCCGTTCTTACGGGAGAGCCGGCGAGCCAGCAGGGAAG ATGACTCGTTGGGAGCACAGCTGGACAAACTGCAGGGACTGGTTTGGATCAAGGTCCACCGCCTTCCCGCCTTCCTACAGAGCAGGTACTACTCCAAGTACCGCCTGGCCAAGCTACTGTCCCAG GTGCCCGCCTGTACCTCCGGtctgtacctacatgtagaccCAGACTACAGACCATGGGCCCCGCGGTACAGTCTGGAGGACACAGAGGATGACTCCGCTAAGGACACCATCAACGACGAAGATGTAGAATTTGACAA GTTCGTGAAGagcatgtgtgtctgtctcGGCCAGACGAACCCAACACAAACCAAGCAGTGGTACGCCTGGGCAAAGCACGCGGAGACTACCACAAGCACCCCGAGCGACCAGGAACCCAACCCGCCACCATCATCAACAAGTTACGGCACTCTCTTCAAACAGAAGGGCTTCGACGTCTACATGTCCAAACCGCCTTCGAGAAAGAAGAAAGTCTCTTCGAGAGAAATTGTAAAGATGGCTGATAATGGCGGACGAGCTAGTCCCTACTTACACTCTCCTGCTGCGTGTATGTGCGTGAATTCTGATCTAAACGCTCTGGAGACGGAGGAAGGTAACAGGGGGTGTATTGACGAGGATCCATCCGGTTACTTGGCGGTGTATGGTCGAGGTATCGCCGACAAGGCAACGGTGAAAGAGTTCGGAGAGTTTTTGAAGAGCACGAGTGGCGAAGTCAAGTGGAGTCTGTGGCTGGATGCAGACCATACCAGATTTGTACAG TGCGTACACAAGATGGGAGCTTTCCTCGCCAAGCTGCAAACCAAGTATCTACACAGCAGCTCCCCCTTACGACTGTCCACGGAGATGGAGCAGAACCTGGGGTTGCAAAG GATTCGTGACTGGCGACCCCACCGTCTCCAGGAGGCGCAGAGCCTGCTGGTGCAGCCGCTGCTGCAGTACTGGTTACCGCGCTTCCTGCGCAGCAGAGACCAGGGCTCCCCTCTCATCAGCTACGAGGGGAGCGACGTTTCTGTGGAGTCCCTAGGGCGCCCTACTTCAG CAACATCTCTCGGGTTCGACACGGCGGATGTGACGTCACGGCCCCAGTCCTGTATCCCCAGACTCCGGTCTTCTACAGAGGCAGCCAGACGCATCTACGGAGGCGGCCAAGGAAA GGCCGACGAGTTTGAAAGATTCAAGACAAGTGTCAGCAGGTCCAGAAGCGCTCGGAGCACGCACAACCACTCCAGCACCCCCCAAGTCGACCAGCTCCAGTCGGAATCAAACATCACTCGCACAAGACCGTCTTCgaaaaacaagaaaggcaaaGACGAAGCAAAGCAGAAACAAGAAGAACTTAGGATGAAGAAAGAACTGGAGAGACGATTTCCCATAACGAAAGTGCGGCCTAGAAAATCGTCCTCCTCTACAAGACGACCGAAGAGTAGTCCCAGTACCGGTGCTGATAGTAAAATGGTGTCATTCTGCCTCTCCGCAACACGACCACCTACAGCACCGAACAACACAGGGAGGGGTACACCGACTAAAAAGTGTGAACACGAAAGAAAAGTGGAAACTAAATCCCCAGGGAAGCAACCCAACCGTCCCAAAACTGCAGAAGCCCAACGTGAAGAACTGAGCAGTGACGTCACACAGGAAACGGAAGTGACGCAAGTTGAGCAGACTCTAGTTCTTGACAAACGAGCCGGGAACTTTTTCGAGCAGTTCTGTGAGGCGTCAGGCAACAAG ATATGGGTGAACGCTGTAGACTTCTGGAGGGACTTGCAGGAGTACCGGCGCCTGTTCAACACGGAACCCCGCCAGGACTACAACATCCAGCGGAAAGCTAGGCGGCTGTACTCACG ATACATCGTGACGGGGGCGTCCCGGAGTATCCTCTGTCCTGTAGACATATCCTTCGAGGTGGGGTGTGCCCTGTCGGCAGAGGCGCACAGCCAGGACAACTTCTCAGCTGTGGAGGACCACGCCCTGCTGGTGCTGAAGGAGGCCTGGCTCGCCATGAGGAGTGAGGAGGCTGACCTGTTGGTGGGACCGCTGAAGATACCACACTGA